ATATTCCTCGATAGCTCAATGGTAGAGCACTCGGCTGTTAACCGAGTGGTTGTAGGTTCGAGTCCTACTCGAGGAGCCAAATTTAAAACCACCCTTTTGGGGTGGTTTTATTTTATATCTATTTAGGTTTATTACAGCAACTGTTGCGGTGATTCGAAAAATTGAATATCAGGATTTTGTTCGACGGCCCAGCGTAATGCCCATTCATTTGAAAATAGGGCTACCGGCAGGTCATTCTTGTCAAAAACAATCGCATTCTTATCTACGCCTTTTATTGGCTTAGATGTTACATCTTTGCCCTGCATCCATCGTGCCAGACCATACGCAAGGCCATACATGAGAATATCTACGCCGTATTCATTTTTCAGGCGATATTCCAGCACCTCAAATTGAAGCGCACCGACAGTGCCAACAATGAAAAATTCGCCGGGGACATCTGGCTGCCGGAACAACTGGACAGCGCCCTCCTGGGCCAGTTGCTCAATGCCTTTTAAAAATTGCTTGCGTTTCATAGTATCCTTGACCTGTACCTTGGAAAACTGTTCAGGCGGAAATATGGGAAAAGCCTTGAAACGAAATAGATTGCTGGATTCGCACAGCGTATCACCGATGCTGAAAATGCCCGGATCGAACAGGCCGATAATATCTCCTGGATAGGCTTCTTCCACAATGGTGCGTTCCTGGGCCAGAAATTGCTGAGGTTGAGCGAGTTTGACCGGCTTGTTTGTCTGCATATGGTGCACTGCCATACCGCGGGTAAATTTCCCGGAGCATATGCGGATAAACGCCAGCCGATCACGGTGGGCCGGGTTCATATTGGCCTGGATCTTAAAGACAAAAGCCGAAAACCCTTCCTGATCAGGTTTAATAACAGAGTCTTCTGTTTCCCTGGGAGAAGGAGACGGCGCTAATTCCAGGAATTCTTCCAAAAAGGGGCGAACGCCAAAATTGGTCATGGCGCTGCCGAAAAACATCGGCGTCAATTCACCGCTTAATACTTTCTGAATATCGAACGCATCGCCGGCTGTATCCAACAGTTCGATATCATCGCATAACGCTTGATGAGTCTCTGCACCGATCATTTTGGCAAATGCGGGGTCGTCCACACTGCCCTGGGATGAAGGAATAATCCGCTGCCCGTGGGCACTGTCTTCTTCAAAAAGCTCAATTTGAGCCAGTTTGCGGTTATATACCCCTGTGTAATTCCCATCCACTCCAATAGGCCAGTTCATGGGATACGAGCGGATGCCTAACACGTTTTCGATTTCTTCCATCAGATCAAAAGGATTTTTTCCGAATCGATCTAATTTGTTGACAAAGGTAAAAATTGGGATACCCCGCTGCTTGCAGACATGAAATAGTTTTTTTGTCTGTTCTTCTACTCCTTTAGCCACGTCAATCAGCATTACGGCGCTGTCGGCCGCCATTAGCGTACGGTAGGTGTCTTCGCTAAAGTCCTGGTGGCCGGGAGTATCCAAAATGTTGACCCGATACCCGTCATAATCAAATTGCAGTACGCTGGAGGTAACTGAAATACCCCGCTGTTTTTCAATTTCCATCCAGTCGGAAATAGCGTGCTTTTGCGCTTTTCGTGCCTTGACGGAGCCAGCCAGACGGATGGCTCCGCCGTATAACAAAAGTTTTTCGGTTAATGTTGTTTTACCGGCGTCAGGATGAGAAATGATAGCAAAAGTTCGACGACGAAGAATTTCTTGAGATAGTTGCCTTTGAAGCTCGGACATGCTTGACCTCCACTCTTGAAAACAATCATACAATATTTTATATTACGGCATATTGTCTATCTTTGCAAGAAATTACGAGAATTTTATGCGAGATTTATGTATATATTGACTAATCAAATTCTGTGTGCTATCATAATAATCTATATTGCTGTAATGCTCAAGTCTGAAAAATGATCGCGATGCATGCTGCATCGAGGAAAGTCCGAGCTCCATAGGGCAGGGTGCTGGATAACGTCCAGCGAGGGCGACCTTAGGGAAAGTGCCACAGAAAAAAACCGCCGGGGAACCGGTAAGGGTGCAACGGTGCGGTAAGAGCGCACCAGCAGTCAGGTGACTGGCTGGCTAGGTAAACCCCACCTGGAGCAAGACCAAATAGGGAAGGGATGAGGCGGCCCGCTGAGCCTTCCGGGTGTGTCGCTAGAGCCGGCAGGCAACTGACGGCCGAGATAGATGATCATTACCACGCCGTGCGGTGTGGGACAGAACTCGGCTTAATGAGGACTTGAGCATTACAGTGATTTATTTTTCATATAGATTCTAAAGGGAGTGGCTGCGGGACAGAGTTAACTACAGGCTGGAAGCCTGATTCTGTCGTTGGCAATACCAATTAGCGAGACCTTTAGTATGACTTGTATAAGGTTATACTAAAGAGGTCCCGCTTTTTTATTTTATAATGGGGAATGAATAGGGACAGCCTAATATATCCCTGCCTTATGCTGCGGCTGGACTAACGGTGATCGGACTGCTAATGTATGCCGCAGTCCAATGTACTGGCTAAAAATGCTCCCGCGGACAGGAATATTACGGTCAAATGTTTATAGGAACTAATTCAAAGCCGACAGCATCGCAGGCCACCAGATGAAACCTAGTGCCGTTGATAGTTCCGGTTGGAGCGAACTGAGCCGCCTCACCATGAAGATGCCCGAAGATACAGGTTTCTACGGCATACTCGGCGATGAGATCCATAAAGCCGCCAGTGAGTGAGGGAGTGTATGCCGGCGGATAATGCAGCATCAGCAAAATACGGCGAAAACCGGCTTGTCTGGCTGAATTCAAAGAAAGACGGACCCGGTGCAGTTCCCGCTGATAAATAGGCAGGTCGTCTGCCGTGAACATAGGGTCAGCAGGCGATGTCCAACCGCGGCTGCCGCATACAGCGATATCTTCCAGAGCTACATGTCCGTTCTGTAAAAAAGTGAGCTGATGATTTACCGCCAGGGACATTTTGCTGACGGTCTGCCACCAGTAGTCATGATTGCCCCGGATGAGAATCTTTTGGCCGGGAAGAGAAGCGATTGCCTGCAGGTCGGTTAAAGCTTCATCCAGTCTCATGGCCCAGGAAATGTCGCCTGCCAGCAGCACTGCATCCTGATCTGTAACCTTGGAAAGCCAGCTGTCTTTTATTTTTTTCCAATGGCTGCGCCATTGTGCGCCGAATTGGTCCATGGGCTTTAGCGGCGGGTTGCCCGATAAATGAGTGTCAGCAATTGCAAAGAGTTTCATCGAATGTTCCTTTCTATGGTCTGAGATCCTTGAACATGGTTTATACGGGATTCGTCTGATTATCTCCATCTTATAGAAAAATCAGGAAGAAAGCAAGGCGCGATTTGCCGGCTCAAATGGTCTTTACCCAATCTGCAAAGTGAGCCATGAGCTGTTCCCGGGCATTTTCGACTTCGGAACCATGCCACTGCTGGCCGGTTTCGTCGTCAAACCAAATCTCTGAGTTCGCAAATGAATTGGCAGCCGGATATAGTTTTTCGTGAACCGCAGCTTGTATTCCATCCAGCATACTTTGCCTGATGGTTTT
This genomic stretch from Acetonema longum DSM 6540 harbors:
- a CDS encoding peptide chain release factor 3, translating into MSELQRQLSQEILRRRTFAIISHPDAGKTTLTEKLLLYGGAIRLAGSVKARKAQKHAISDWMEIEKQRGISVTSSVLQFDYDGYRVNILDTPGHQDFSEDTYRTLMAADSAVMLIDVAKGVEEQTKKLFHVCKQRGIPIFTFVNKLDRFGKNPFDLMEEIENVLGIRSYPMNWPIGVDGNYTGVYNRKLAQIELFEEDSAHGQRIIPSSQGSVDDPAFAKMIGAETHQALCDDIELLDTAGDAFDIQKVLSGELTPMFFGSAMTNFGVRPFLEEFLELAPSPSPRETEDSVIKPDQEGFSAFVFKIQANMNPAHRDRLAFIRICSGKFTRGMAVHHMQTNKPVKLAQPQQFLAQERTIVEEAYPGDIIGLFDPGIFSIGDTLCESSNLFRFKAFPIFPPEQFSKVQVKDTMKRKQFLKGIEQLAQEGAVQLFRQPDVPGEFFIVGTVGALQFEVLEYRLKNEYGVDILMYGLAYGLARWMQGKDVTSKPIKGVDKNAIVFDKNDLPVALFSNEWALRWAVEQNPDIQFFESPQQLL
- a CDS encoding metallophosphoesterase, whose translation is MKLFAIADTHLSGNPPLKPMDQFGAQWRSHWKKIKDSWLSKVTDQDAVLLAGDISWAMRLDEALTDLQAIASLPGQKILIRGNHDYWWQTVSKMSLAVNHQLTFLQNGHVALEDIAVCGSRGWTSPADPMFTADDLPIYQRELHRVRLSLNSARQAGFRRILLMLHYPPAYTPSLTGGFMDLIAEYAVETCIFGHLHGEAAQFAPTGTINGTRFHLVACDAVGFELVPINI